Within the Nyctibius grandis isolate bNycGra1 chromosome 4, bNycGra1.pri, whole genome shotgun sequence genome, the region TTACATGTGTTTTTAGAAGTCACACAAcccagaaaatcacagaatcacagaatgttagggattggaagggacctcgaaagatcatctagtccaatccccctgccggggcaggattgcctagaccatatcacacaggaacgcgtccaggcgggttttcaatgtctccagagaaggagactccacaacctctctgggcagcctgttccagtgttcagttaccctcaccgtaaagaagtttttcctcaaatttaagtggaacctcctgtgttccagcttgcacccattgccccttgtcctgtcaagggatgtcactgagaagagcctggctccatcctcttgacacttgccctttacatatttataaacattaatgaggtcacccctcagtctcctcttctctaaactaaagagacccagctccctcagcctctcataagggagatgttccactcccttaatcatcttcgtggctctgcgctggactctctctagcagttccctgtccttcttgaactgaggggcccagaactggacacaatactccagatgcggcctcaccagggcagagtagagggggaggagaacctctcttgacctgctgaccacaccccttctaatacaccccaggatgccactggccttcttggccacaagggcacactgctggctcatggtcatcctgttgcccactaggacccccaggtccctttcccctacgctgctctccaacagctctgtccccaacttgtactggtacatggggttgttcttgcccagatgcaggactctacacttgcccttgttatatttcattaaatttctccccgcccaactctccagcctgtccaaaaAATGGAAGACAATCTTTTGTTTGTGAGACCTATATTAGAAGAAAAACCAGAAGCATGACAATTAAGCCACACTAACATATAAACTGACCTTAGTCATCTCTAAAAACAGTAGTTCTAGTGAAAGCCTCCGTAAGGATAATAAAAGACAGACTGCATACATACAGCACGAGTGTGCATGCATCATACACATTTCAGACCTATCATGGTAAAACCAGGTATTTTTAAACCTGTTACTCTAAGGCTCCCTGTTGTTAAGGCACCCTACTCACAACCACTTTAGTTAATctcattttctgtaaattatgACTGATTTTAGCAGAAAGATCTATAACTGCTCCCTCAATAAAGTAAGTTTCCTCAATATAAGGTGTAAATTTTTAGGTTAAAACAGATTGCTATTCTCctcaatattaaaatacatattctgtTCAGGTATACTAATGACAAAATGCCATGCTCAGCCTACACAGTGAGATGTTTACTACTTCCGGAATTAACCCAAATGTATCTACAATTGAAGGATTTAACCCAATTCTTTAAAAGAACACTGAACAGAGAGGTGAGGACCATTCACGCTCTCAGTTTATTCCCCTACATCCTTCTCCAGgttacagaagcagaaaaggctcGCTTCTACAGTGTTTTGATTTCAGAGACAAGGTAGAAGATTGCTCATGTAAATAATGCACTGAATCTAGAACTAGGCATTTATGGATTTAAAAGCATAATTACATTGTGCAATCAAAGCAATTATTCTGTAGCATCCTTAGTTCAGCTGTTTTGAGCATGAACAGAACCTGGAATTTCTCAACCGTAACAGGTTTTTGAGCAGCAGAGCCAATAAAAAAGGATCATATCCAAAAAATTACATCCCTTGCATGTCTCATGATAGCCATGCCAGTACCACTTTGCTCATAGCACATCCACTACCAGGTGCTCCTCATATCCAAAGGACAGCCTGCCTCTACATACCACCAACAGCAATGCAAAACCCTTCCCAGTTACATCTCTAGCAGTTCTGCCTCACATATAAGATGGGTGCTGTGCCAATCCCCAGCTACATGCTTACCACCTGCCCAGTGAGCTGCTGCCAAACCAGATGGTAAATGGGAATGTTCTCCCTGCCCTTTCTACCCTTGGAAAACTACTGAAGTCTCTCCCCTTTACCTGGTCACTGTTTTAAACAAGATCTATAGGAACATAAAACACCTTGAAGACTGACCTCCTTTGCAATTTGTTAAAACTAGAATGGACTGGGAGTACAGACATGAGAATGGAGAAGTGGCAAATAGCTCGCTATCCTTACGGTAACAGACTAGAAGGATCCTCCTGTACTAAAATGCATGTGATTTATTAGTTCAGGGCTAAGGGGATTCACGTTTCTGTATACAGTCTAGGCTCTTGAGACAGACATATGAAGAAAGTATGGGTTAATAACTGGACAAAacctctaatttttttttttaatttctcttttcacatTACATTTCTGTCAAGTCATATAGCTTCAGTTTGAGCACCTACTAAGCATCTCAACATTCTTACTGTATCTCACTTATTACAGAAATGGACaattaaaaacatctgaatAAACATTTCACTGCACATCTCTGGCAAGTTCTTGAGAAACATTCAAGACTTCAACTTTGTGGTTAAAAAAGTACTACCAGTGGTAGATAACAAGTGTTGTTTTTCAAATAGATACAAAACCTCTCCTTTCAGACCCCTCTCTAAGGGAGCTGAGAAGCACTACCGAAAATGGAAACTGGACTTTGGAAAAcgttttctcttctgaaaaggaGCTTATAGGCACCAGAACTCAACTGTATACGCCAAATAAAGCAGTAAGTGAGCCACTTCATCAGTtgtgtataataataataaaagaatacgttgactttttttttattgttgtttggttgtgttttttctaaTTTGTAGTATTTACAACATGTGCAGTAGCTGTTGCTAAAGATCCCTAAAGAAAGATATTAGCTCTAATTACTGCTTCAGAGAAAATTCCTACCCATTTCTCCCAGAACATACAACACATGCCATGAATTCTGCACCTCCTCAGTCATCGTGGACCTCATAAAATGGGATTCTAGTCTCTAAAGACTAccataataaatatattttaagaaaaattatactTCTGCTTTAACTGAGTTCTGTGTAACGATTCATACTGGATTACTGGAAGCTCAAGTGGTTTTGATGTACTAATTCAAACACCCATGACTTCCTTATTCAAGAGATAAGTCTTTCCACCTGTATATACAGCATAAGTATAGCTACAATCAGCAGAGGCCTTTAAGTAAATCCACTCAACTGAAGTGAGCCCCCAGTGAGGTTCTCCACTGAAGGCTTTCAGTCTTAATTCCAACAGCTCAAGTCTGCTGATCATCCAGGTATTTTGAGACCAGGTGTGTTACATGAGGTAAAGGAgcattttgtgtgtttgctAGCTAGCTTTCAGAAGTGGTTAAGTTAcatatagttttattttttgctgccAATAACCTGTACCAAAGGTGCCTAAAGCTTAAAGATGGCAGAATTTGGTTACCTATCTGATCTAGACACCATTTTCTGTCAGGTTCAACAGCAGttagaataatagaatcacagaatcgttttgattggaaaagacccttaaaatcatcaagtccaactgttaacctaacactgccaagtccaccaccaaaccatgtccctaagcaccacatctacccagcttttaaatacctccagggatggtgactccaccacttccctgggcagcctgttccaatgtttgacaaccctttcagtgaagaaatttttcctaatatccaatctaaacctcccctggcacaacttgagggcgtttcctctcgtcctatcgcttgttacttgggggaagagaccaacacccacccctctacaacctcctttcaggtagctgtagagagcgataaggtcttccctgagtctccttttctccagattaaacaattccagttccctcagatgctcctcataagacttctgctctagatccttcaccagcttcattgcccttctttggactcttctccagcacctcaatgtctttcttgtagtgaggggcccaaaactgaacaccgtattcgaggtgcggcctcaccagtgccaagtataGGGGGAGAAGGATATAGTATAGTGCATAAATCAGTCTACAAGAATGCATAGTGGAGAAAGAGTACAATCTAAATCACATTCATAACTgaacagagaagcaaaaaacCTCACATTTGTGTTCACTCCCTGTTGGATCATGAAATACTCTATTTCAGCTCAGCAAAAATTTATCAGATCTGTTAATGTTATTTCTTTAGGAGTTATCAACACAACATGTTCATTTCACTGAATGGCTTAGGTTTGCCTCACATTGCATATTTATGtaaacacttaaaaatgcaaaaaaggcaaagaaaaaagatgggGTGCACAAAAAACAGACAAGTCTGCAGATCAAAGAATGTATTATGCACTTGAACTATTGACTCAGGCAAAAAGGTAACAACAGAAGGGTCAGATTCAGAGGTATCCAGAATGCAATAAACAAGTTGTACAGGACATCTAGCACACTATCAAAAAAGGCTACCAAAAACCCAAAATCAAGATAGGTGAATAAATCAGATGTCATTCACGGTTTATGGCAAATAGCATTTAACAATTAAGTGTAATGTATAACTAACATGGATCATATTTAGGAATAAGAACTGATAAGGAACTAGAGTATTGCAAAGTATATCTTGGCAAATATTCCAGGGTTCATACTTTCCTTGGTGGATAAGGAAGTGCTTAGTGTTTTGACTGAATCGGCGTTTTATAAACACCAACTGTTAAAGTAGTACCAGTAAATCTTAAGAGATATTTCTGCAAGGGCAAATTTGATTTTCTGTAGACTTTGATCATATAATAATGTGATTTAGTAAGGTAATGGTAAAATTTCCAGAAGTATTGCACTCAGTAGGTTAGAGAAGTTTCCAGCATTCATtgcaaatataaatttaaaaactgatCAAAACAAATCAGTATATGGCTATTTTACAGGTTAAGTACCGTATTTCACATTTTGCCTTCTAAAGGAATCAAACTACAAACTCAGGTCCAAAACAAGCCCTTGAGTTTAGGGCTTGTATATCCACCCCATATACACATAGcctgtattatttttgttattcttcaCACAGATCCAGTATGATCTCCTAAACCAACTTTAAAATAGAGTTCTGAAAATATAAGACAATCCTCTACATATCCATGACATTAACATCCATGTGCTGGCAGCTGtgtctgccttttttcttttaacaaatgatttttttttaaatcatagaatAAAAAGCTTTACCTGTTTAGAACAACTGCTGTGTATCTTCTTTCCACAAAAATAATTCCACATAAAATATTAGTAAAGGGAGATGGGAAATTAGtctctggcttttctttctcctcaatttcttcatcctcatcatcatcttcaGAATCACTCCAAGATACGTAATTGTCCTGATTCCTATTGTTATACCATTCAACACTTTCAAACTGCTGCCGTTCATATGGTTTATATTTGCGCAAGATTTCAAGCAGCTTTATTACTTTTGGGGTTACAAATTTCAGGTCAAGTGAGGCAGGCGAGAAGTGCTCTTCACAGAGTGCATGTATTTTCCTTAGGAAAGTGTCtgtaaacaataaaaatttcCTGTGCAGCTCCTCTTGTTCATGTTTGATATACTTCTGTAGCTCTCTCACCATCATCCCAGCTACCTTATCTGCACACCAGGGTCCCAGAACAACCAACACAGCTCGACAGTCCGACAATATCTACAACAAATGAATTAATGTATCAGTTCAAAGAGTACATTCATCAACTATTCATTTAAGACTGGGATCTTGTTTCTCATATAGAACAATCTTTGTAAGAATTATGACAATTGTtctattacaaaaatatttagaagtcTGCTTTTGTTATTTAGATGATCTTGGGAACTTTAGTGTTTCTAATGGAGCAagtcttcccctctcccctaaATTACTACAACTAAACATTGAACTTTGTACATTTCtgaatctcaaaaaaaaaacaagtttaaagAGTATTTTACAATTTTGTGGAATTGTAATTCAAAACTTACCTTAAGATAATTATGCTAAAAAGGAGAATACTTCTTGAGGCAGATAGATAAATATAAAGAAtaattctgctttgtttaaCATAGAACTAATAAACGCTTTACTGGGCACTTATACTTTGTTACTGACACTTGCCACAGTTTCGAAAGTATCTAACCAGAAGGTTGTACAGTGGCCTCAATGTAATCCTAGCAAGTCTAGGCTCtctctcaaaggaaaaaaattacgaGTTTGTATGTGTGGATGGAataggaaaaacagagagatcTATACCCTACTCAGAGCACAGCATAGGCACTTGAGTACCATCAATATCTTATCTGATGGCAAGTTGCTTCCTCCTGAAGAGTCAAGTGTTCAAACAAGAAACTAGGAATCCAGAAATGAGGTACATTGACAATACTAGTAAAAAGACTCAGGATTTGGATGTACTATTACAACAGAAGAACTACGATAGAACTATAACAACAGTCAGGATGATACAGTTTTCAGTTGctgctttaatttctcttctttcttcccttctgtgaGGAAGTAAAGAACAAGTTATCACCGTCTTTACACTATCCTCCCTGAGGTTTGTTAGCTGTAAGACTTAAGGGCAAAATTTATCTAAACTAACTGTAACTGCACATAGAGGCCTGATGATCTCCAGTGCCAAGACAAAATGCACCTCAGGCTgaaaactgtttgggttttttttttgtggtttttttttgttgttgttgttgttttgttttgtttttccttaatatGGGTGCCTCCATCTTCTTGGAGAGCTACTGGATCAGAAAACAAGCACAGAGCGTTGGTTACGTGCATCAGAAGCATAGCAGCTAATCCACTTTTCTGGACTATGCAAATCCTGGCGATTGCCCCCAGCTGCCAGCATTCCTTATATATTTTAGCCTATTACATTTTAAGTTTAGCACAAAAGTAACCAGGACTTCCTTTTCTCATGCAGCCATGATAAGCTGCCTTATCACCTTCCCCTCCGGCCCAAATTATCTTTTTCTGGACAGCATCAGAGTGCTGGGTTTCTAAGAATATTAAAGGAAACTGGAACACTTTGggctgaagaaagaaatatgttCTCCACCTTCCTCATGGGCTGTTATAGAAATGTGACTCACTACTGACTTCTTGTTAAACAAAGACTCACATACCTACATAGTTGTACCTCAGGAAGCAATTCCAAACCACAAAGCCCAAGATGGGAAAAAAGCTGCCTGGACCCCATGTGTGACAGGTCCCTGCTAAATACACCATGCCTTCTGGACTCTGCCATCTTGCATGACAACATAGGGGCAAACACGTAGAAAGTTAGCAGCAAACTTGAGGTTCAAATTCCATTCCAGCAAGGTGTGGCACTAGTCCAATATTGTTCTAAGATTAATAGTAGAAATTGTAGATCTATGGCTggaatttttgtttgaattcttACTTTATCATCTTTTAATACATCTGGGTACAGTTTTTCCAACTACTTCCTGAGgcattatttcttcttctgtattgAATTATTCAAAGGTCACGGGAGATTGTGACAACATCAAATTCTTGACTTCAGAATAAAGGGCCCACAACATCAGGGTGCAGAATTATTTTACTGCCTTAAGCAAACTTGAAACTCAAACTAGATGCAGTTCTAATCAATGGCTGACATTCAAGCCTCACTCATTTATGAAAAGACCTGCGCTGCCAGTGAGTACAAAAATCAGAAGTCTTTTTGCTCATATAGTCTAGGATGGCTAGCTTAGCAATTTTCAGTACTGTAACATACatggcaaagaaaaacagtagtAAGATTTCTACTCCCCAGGTTCTTCCCATAGCTTGATGTCCTTACCTGCTTAGAAATTAAGGTAGAATCTCTTTCTTTTGAATGTACAGATATGTTGCAGTCATTTAGAAAAGCAAGTGCTTCATCCAATTCCTTTAATAATCTTCCATACAACCCACTTTTGTCAGTATATGGTCCACAGTCTACAACAATCTCACATGGCTGAGAAGTATATCTTAATTGAGGGCAAAGATAAAGTTAAATACAGCTTCTGAAAGTCAGAGCTATTTTAGCCTGTTAAGGTTATACAGCAAGTAACAACAGCAACATGAAGCGTATTCAAGTACATTTCTTTCCCCACCATGAATTAATAATGAATATTTACACAGCTAAAcactttaaagtaaaaaaacctcCACCACCCCAAATACTTCTTTCTAAAAGATCATTCATTCTAATACACTCCCTAAAAAGGAGGTTAATACCACTATCTTCATTTCAATTATCAGAAAACTTAAGGCAAAGCAAATTGAATTTACTTTACTATCATCTTCAGTTTGGTTTTCCAAAGTGTACTCTTTTGATATGCCAAACAAATACAATCCGCATATATAGACCAATTTAGGtctacatatacacacacaagtaATTACTCGAATGGCAGAGCTGTGAGTGAGAAATTCTTAAAAGCAAATGGTTCACACATTCTGTAagaacacagaggaaaacatcCACTTGCTCTGCTACTTCAGTATTGTTTTTACTGCTTCCTCACATCTCCCTCTGTCTTTCATCACTCTAAACCCAGGCTACccatttgaaaaaagaaaaaaaaatatcatgcaACTTTTCTGGCATTAAGAACATCTTGCACTCTGGATACTGcaacatttttctaaattaaatagCAACATTATGGCATACACTGAACATGAACCAGTTACCCTCTAAACATACAACAGTGCATTTTGCAAGTTCAGAAATGTGTTGTGTAATGTGAATTTGTTAGGTTGGTggtgtgttggggttttttttttttttggttggttggtttttttttagttgttttgttgggtctttttgtttggttggtttttaacAACTGCAGAAAATCTCTGAATATCAAGGCCAATCAGCCTCCGACCTAAGTTTAAGGAAAGATGTACTTCAACACTGGTTACTCGAAAAGCAATTCAAcattccctccccaccccaaataGAAGTAATGGCATCACATACACACAAACTCTCCCCAAatttaaaagaggaaatatttctacTGGTTTACTCCTCTacccaaaatgaaaatgcaggcATCAGTTTAACAGCCATAATTGTACAACATACCTGTCTAAGACCACTAAATCAGTTGCAGTTTCAGCATTGCTCTTTAAaattttctccagtttctggATCTTCTCCTCTAACTCAGCAGGATCacatttcccatttaaaattgAAGCTGTTAATCCCAAAATTCGAGGACATGATGGATAATCCTCACAGATCTATGAagtaaaacagaatgaaataccTTAGGACAGTTATCCTGCAAATCCACCATCAAGCTAGTAGACTGCAAACATAGATGCTTAGTTGGAAACTAGTATTTCAACAGTAGGTGttggaaaaggaacaaaacattGAACgaatattttctgttctattGACTGGAGTTAAATTAGAAACTGAATAACATTTAACAGTAATAATCTTTAAAggtaaatatttacaatatgaaaaaatataaaaaaaacaaacaagttagCATTGCACAGAATATCCTTGCCACATTTACAACACACACATCATAATAATTCCACACCATGCAAAAACTAAAGTAGCATctaaaaaaataagacagacaTGTGCTCTTCTGGTTAAACTTGAAGCAAGATTTGGAAAGACAACTATTACACAGGTTTCTTGCATTGTGTAAGCCAAATACCACATGAAGCTAAGAATATCCCGAAAGAGCCCTACAAATATCTTtagaaatcagtattttaaaaataataaaaactaattAGTGTAACCCATTCCCAAACTTAAATGTTATTGATGAACAAAACTTTAGGTGAGTTTACAAAACTCCCCTATTTCCATAAGTTTAGCTCCTCTCCTCCATTAATgccagatttttctttaatccccactgtaaaatacagtaaatacacTATTTTTATATCTTGTAATATCACTGAAGTCTTAATTCATTACAGTAATTTCACAGTCCCAGAACGTGCTAAAATATGGTTCCACTGATATTTTTCCTCGGTAACAAAAGCTGCCTTCAACAGTTCCTACTTCTCCAGCCTTCCCACCTGACTCAACCAAGTATCAAAACATTCATGCAATGGAAACCCACCTTCATAATTTCACGGTATGGGTGATCCTGGATTGCAAGATGGCACTCATCAAACACCAGAAGATTAATATTTGACAGGGATAAATATTCATTTCTCAAAACAGTCAAAGCAACATGACATGTCATAACGAGAACCTAgattgaaaggggaaaaaaaagcgtCAGTATAAGAAAAGTGCAAGCTGTCTTAGGTCAAGGTGAAGTAGGAGAGCCTTTTGCAGGTCTTGCTAGACAATATTAGCAAATATTGACTCCTATTCATCTACATACAACACCAGGTAAGGACAAAAGAGAATAAACCACTCTCTACTTGAGAAAGTAATCTGTCTGAAGATTTTATATGTATCTCCAGTCATatgcctcaggaaaaaaaaaaaatgaatacaacAAGCAGACAACATAAACACCAGCCAGGCTACACAGAACAAATGTCATTAAATCCATAACAAGTTAGTGTCCCTTATGTGTCCCATGATCATGTCTCTGGCAAGAAAGATAATTCCTCATAAACTCATAACCACTCGCAGCTGTAACACAAAAGCAGGATGCTACCAcaattctttttaaaggaaaactcatTTCTTGTACAATATCATAGATAAAAAGTTGAGTTTCTTGATAAAATTATGCACTATTTTTACATTAACTTTGAACTCCATTAAGTATAGTAACACTTTCACTTGTCAAGAGGTCCTCAGACATATTTCATAGGCCACTACTaaatgctggagaaaaaaacccccagaaattacaaatatttgcattacTGCAACATACTTAGATCAGCATGGAAAAAAGATTATAACAGGAAGGGTCCAAGAACCACCAAGGAAAATGTTACCATTAAAGCTAatgattttccatttaaaaagagAACTATACAGAAATAGTGTACCCAAACGGCAGAAATAAAGTGCATGCCAAAGAGGATGTGCTGCATCCCCAGAGAACATTCAATTTTATAATCTTTTTTATTACCTAATAATTAAACATCTTTTAATGGCATTTAAAGTACACTATGCACATTCAAAATTTCTTCTGCAATCATCATCATCATGAACTACAAGTCAGGGAGACTGAGAACAAAAGATTAAGAGGACAGCCTTTTTAAAACAACCTGAGAAGCCCTATACACGTTTTGCCTCAAAATTCATACACAAATAATACCAATATGCTGAatttctgttagaaaaaaaagtcaatgtaTAAGTGGAAGAAATTATCACTTCTGATCAAGCGTAACTTACTGTAGACTCTACTTATATTTATAGTTTATACTTAATACATTACCTGATGCTTAGAGAATTCCTGACTCCACTTCTCTTTTGTCCATGATTCAGTTATTTCTAAACTTGAATACTCTCCCACTTTAAGATCTGAATGTGTTCTGACAGCTGACACTTGTTGAGCAACTTGatttgcttaagaaaaaaaaatacataaaaaatcTCAATCGCCTAAAGGTCTTTTCATACATTAATTTTCAAGATGCATGTCATATTACCTAGCACCATGTTTCATAACATGATCTTTAGCTTAGACTAATATTAAACCAGGAGTACATGGCAACTGCCCCCATGTAAAACCACAGCAAGGAAACAAGACTGGTAACTAAATTGTGCTTCAGATTCAATGTCTTAATTTTAAACCAGGAAACAGAAGATGTGATAGACATAACTGGGTTCTATAAATGGATTATAAGCAAAAGATGAAAGGTATCACATTCTTTAATCAGTTTAGCACCCTTGCTGTTGAAGACTTTATGCAAAAGTTTCTCCCAACTTTGCTTTCACAGAACTTCTCTTAAGGAATATTCAATGAAAATATTAGCAGCATGTTTAGGAACTTAGTATACTTTTCCTCTTACCTGAGTTGACCAAGAACACAGTTCTTTTTCCGTTTTTGTTGAAATCTCCCCTGATCTGATAGGACAGCTCTTTAGTGAGTAGTACTGCAATAAAAGTCTTCCCTGAGCCAGTGTTTAAGCAGACTATTGTATTATGATCCAAAGCTGCTTCAAGCAGTTCAACCtaggtttaaaaaataataatgtccTAACTTGCATCAATGAAGTGaaaaagctgacaaaaaaataacacaagtgGTAAATAAACTACAGGCAAGTCAGTAGTATCTCTAGAGATCTTTCCAGTGTCACATAATACGTCTCTTTCATAACAATGTATTGTCACAGTCCTTCAAAAAACATTAACATACACTATATATAGTCTGTCTTCTAaatctaaatcctttagaatcACAATTTGCTGCTATTTTAAGTAGCTTTCCAATGATATCTTTTTAATAGATGATTCTGTTGCTAGATACATTGTGTGAAGAAGCTAGAGCTTTTAAATATAACTGTATACACCAATTCAGCCAAATAAGCAAGTATATTGGCTCAAGGTGATCTAAACTTTTCAGTAATACTAACCAAATGCTACCATTCAGGCACCTCTGCAGTGCAGAGAGAACTGAAATTCTAGAACTCGGAAATATGTCTCcttaacaaaatgaaaatgagtgCTCTGACAGAGTTTCTGACATTACTGAGCTGCTTTGATCTGCATGTGAACCAAAAAATCAAGATTTATCATGTAGAAGACAGAAGGTCAGAGAGAGGAGACATGATTGTGTGCGTACAATTGAGATGCAGTGTAATGTTTACTGTATTTGTCCCTAACAGCATTTTGCAAGAGAGCAGCAAGAGAATACTCAAGATTAAAATTTGTTCTGCTCATTAGAGCAAAGTGAGAGGAGGGAATGGGGGATATTACAAGTGTAGCACACAGCCAAGCTAAAGTAAAAGATACACAATTAACTCACAACAGGTGGAGCTGTGAGAGAGACATGCCTAGACTGTGTGCAACATTGCACATTCTCCAGCTGCTCTAGTTCTTTTTCTATTAAGTTAATTGAtttaattctactttttttctgacattacAGTATTAGTATTATCACTAGTACCTGATATTTTCTTGGCGTGTAAATGTTATCATGAATTGCTTCTTGTTGCCATGGTAGTCCAAAAAATGGACCCATTGGGGAGGAAGCAGGGGTCATGAGCTGCAGTCCCGCCATGCTGAGGGATTGCAAAGCAGGgcttttcattcattcatcCAGTGTTTCTTTCATTGCATTTTTGTTCCAGCACAGCCTACTAcgagaagaaaaag harbors:
- the DICER1 gene encoding endoribonuclease Dicer isoform X2, with translation MKSPALQSLSMAGLQLMTPASSPMGPFFGLPWQQEAIHDNIYTPRKYQVELLEAALDHNTIVCLNTGSGKTFIAVLLTKELSYQIRGDFNKNGKRTVFLVNSANQVAQQVSAVRTHSDLKVGEYSSLEITESWTKEKWSQEFSKHQVLVMTCHVALTVLRNEYLSLSNINLLVFDECHLAIQDHPYREIMKICEDYPSCPRILGLTASILNGKCDPAELEEKIQKLEKILKSNAETATDLVVLDRYTSQPCEIVVDCGPYTDKSGLYGRLLKELDEALAFLNDCNISVHSKERDSTLISKQILSDCRAVLVVLGPWCADKVAGMMVRELQKYIKHEQEELHRKFLLFTDTFLRKIHALCEEHFSPASLDLKFVTPKVIKLLEILRKYKPYERQQFESVEWYNNRNQDNYVSWSDSEDDDEDEEIEEKEKPETNFPSPFTNILCGIIFVERRYTAVVLNR